The following are encoded in a window of Corynebacterium marinum DSM 44953 genomic DNA:
- a CDS encoding class I SAM-dependent methyltransferase, translated as MNSPTSPDAAASANRSWWDSDAADYHARHPGYLEGFHWCPEMLAEADARLLGDVRDSDVLEIGCGSAPCSSWLARDGARFVTAFDISLGMLRHADGTVPLVQADAQALPYLDDSFDVAFSVFGALPFVPDVAPVLIDVARVLRPGGRLVFSVTHPVRWIFPDDPAEFEAQISYFEREYVETGEDGRVTYAEFHRTFGDWVRALTAAGFTLQDILEPEWPGDLTQTWGQWSPERGAIFPGTAIFIAQAAG; from the coding sequence TTGAACTCACCCACCTCACCCGACGCAGCCGCCTCAGCCAACCGCTCCTGGTGGGACAGCGACGCCGCCGATTACCACGCCCGCCACCCCGGCTACCTCGAGGGCTTCCACTGGTGCCCCGAGATGCTGGCAGAGGCCGACGCCCGCCTGCTCGGCGACGTCCGCGACTCCGACGTCCTGGAGATCGGCTGCGGCTCCGCCCCCTGCTCCTCCTGGCTGGCCCGCGACGGCGCGCGCTTCGTCACCGCCTTCGACATCTCCCTCGGCATGCTCCGCCACGCCGACGGCACCGTCCCCCTCGTCCAGGCCGACGCCCAGGCCCTGCCCTACCTCGACGATTCCTTCGACGTCGCGTTCTCCGTCTTCGGCGCCCTGCCTTTCGTCCCCGACGTCGCACCCGTGCTTATCGACGTCGCCCGCGTCCTCCGCCCCGGCGGCCGCCTGGTCTTCTCCGTCACCCACCCCGTGCGCTGGATCTTCCCCGACGACCCCGCCGAGTTTGAGGCGCAGATCAGCTACTTCGAGCGCGAGTACGTGGAGACCGGCGAGGACGGCCGGGTCACCTACGCGGAGTTCCACCGCACCTTCGGCGACTGGGTCCGCGCCCTCACCGCCGCCGGCTTCACCCTGCAGGACATCCTCGAGCCGGAGTGGCCCGGCGATCTCACGCAGACCTGGGGGCAGTGGTCCCCCGAGCGCGGGGCGATCTTCCCCGGCACCGCGATCTTCATCGCACAGGCCGCCGGCTGA
- the rpsA gene encoding 30S ribosomal protein S1 — MSNTTTPQVAINDIGSAEDFLAAVDATIKYFNDGDIVEGTVVKVDRDEVLLDIGYKTEGVIPSRELSIKHDVNPDEVVEVGDQIDALVLTKEDKEGRLILSKKRAQYERAWGAIEALQEKDEPVTGTVIEVVKGGLILDIGLRGFLPASLVEMRRVRDLDPYIGQELEAKIIELDKHRNNVVLSRRAWLEQTQSEVRSEFLHQLQKGQVRKGVVSSIVNFGAFVDLGGVDGLVHVSELSWKHIDHPSEVVTVGDEVTVQVLDVDLDRERVSLSLKATQEDPWRVFARTHAVGQIVPGKVTKLVPFGAFVRVEEGIEGLVHISELAQRHVEVPDQVVTVGQEAMVKVIDIDLERRRISLSLKQADEDYTEEFDPSKYGMADSYDEQGNYIFPEGFDSETNEWLEGFDEQREAWEGRYAEADRRHQLHTAQIERHRVAAAEAAEQAATNYSSESEDAAPASEDAPETTGGSLASDEQLAALREKLAGN, encoded by the coding sequence ATGTCCAACACCACTACCCCTCAGGTTGCCATCAACGACATTGGCTCCGCTGAGGACTTCCTCGCAGCAGTCGACGCGACCATCAAGTACTTCAACGACGGCGACATCGTTGAAGGCACCGTCGTCAAGGTCGACCGCGATGAGGTTCTGCTCGATATCGGCTACAAGACCGAGGGCGTCATCCCGTCCCGGGAGCTGTCCATCAAGCACGATGTCAACCCGGACGAGGTCGTCGAGGTCGGCGACCAGATCGACGCACTGGTCCTCACCAAGGAGGACAAGGAGGGTCGCCTGATCCTCTCCAAGAAGCGCGCACAGTACGAGCGTGCATGGGGTGCGATCGAGGCTCTGCAGGAGAAGGACGAGCCGGTCACCGGTACCGTCATCGAGGTCGTCAAGGGCGGCCTCATCCTGGACATCGGCCTGCGCGGCTTCCTGCCGGCCTCCCTCGTCGAGATGCGCCGCGTCCGCGACCTGGACCCGTACATCGGCCAGGAGCTCGAGGCGAAGATCATCGAGCTGGACAAGCACCGCAACAACGTGGTCCTGTCCCGCCGTGCATGGCTCGAGCAGACCCAGTCCGAGGTCCGCTCCGAGTTCCTGCACCAGCTGCAGAAGGGTCAGGTCCGCAAGGGCGTTGTCTCCTCCATCGTCAACTTCGGCGCCTTCGTCGATCTCGGCGGTGTCGACGGCCTGGTTCACGTTTCCGAGCTGTCCTGGAAGCACATCGACCACCCGTCCGAGGTTGTCACCGTCGGCGACGAGGTCACCGTCCAGGTGCTCGACGTCGATCTCGACCGCGAGCGTGTCTCCCTGTCGCTGAAGGCGACCCAGGAGGATCCGTGGCGCGTCTTCGCCCGCACCCACGCTGTGGGCCAGATCGTCCCGGGCAAGGTCACCAAGCTCGTCCCGTTCGGCGCCTTCGTCCGCGTCGAGGAGGGAATCGAGGGCCTGGTCCACATCTCCGAGCTGGCTCAGCGCCACGTCGAGGTCCCGGACCAGGTTGTCACCGTCGGCCAGGAGGCCATGGTCAAGGTCATCGACATCGACCTCGAGCGTCGCCGTATCTCCCTGTCCCTCAAGCAGGCTGACGAGGATTACACCGAGGAGTTCGACCCGTCCAAGTACGGCATGGCCGACTCCTACGACGAGCAGGGCAACTACATCTTCCCGGAGGGCTTCGACTCCGAGACGAACGAGTGGCTCGAAGGCTTCGACGAGCAGCGCGAGGCCTGGGAGGGTCGTTACGCGGAGGCGGATCGCCGCCACCAGCTGCACACCGCTCAGATCGAGCGTCACCGTGTCGCTGCTGCCGAGGCAGCCGAGCAGGCGGCCACCAACTACTCCTCCGAGTCCGAGGATGCTGCTCCGGCATCCGAGGACGCACCGGAGACCACCGGTGGTTCCCTCGCTTCCGACGAGCAGCTCGCTGCTCTGCGCGAGAAGCTGGCCGGCAACTAA
- a CDS encoding glucose PTS transporter subunit IIA: MASTTTSTSQHILREVGGAENVANLTYCATRLRFQLRDQSKVDVEKLESDPAVLGVVKQGTTGVQVVMGGGVADFYNDIVKEPGMGDSAADSAPASGKKEYDGVRGKYSYVDFAFEFLSDTFRPILWALLGASLIITLLVLADTFGWQEFRAPMDEQPDTYVFMHAMWRSVFYFLPIMVGATAARKLGANEWVGAAIPAALLTPEFLALGSAGDTVTVFGLPMVLNDYSGQVFPPLIAAIGLFWVEKLLKKIIPSAVQMVFVPFFSLLIMIPATAFLLGPFGIGVGNGIASLLEAVNGFSPFILAIIIPMLYPFLVPLGLHWPLNAIMIQNIATLGYDFIQGPMGAWNFACFGVVTGVMIISIREKNVPMRQVSLGGMLAGLLGGISEPSLYGVLLRFKKTYARLLPGCFIGGVVMGIFDVKAYAFVFTSLLTIPAMDPIPGYALGLAAAFFTSMLLVVFFDYRGKDEKAEALARIEAEQAAASEAEEERIDAASGPAAGPVADTIAISTPLAGRVVPLAEVPDEAFAAGAVGKGIAIDPSGDTVFAPAEGSVMVAFPTGHAIGLKLDSGVQLLVHIGIDTVNMQGEGFELLVAKGDRVTAGQPLVRFDRAAIEAAGYSAITPVVVTNHRKLADVVALTATGDVAIGDQIIDATPKVTEKV; this comes from the coding sequence ATGGCCTCCACGACAACGTCCACCTCGCAACACATCCTGCGTGAGGTCGGCGGCGCAGAGAACGTCGCCAACCTCACCTACTGCGCCACCCGCCTTCGTTTCCAGCTCCGCGACCAGAGCAAGGTCGACGTGGAGAAGCTGGAGTCCGACCCGGCCGTGCTCGGCGTGGTCAAGCAGGGAACCACCGGCGTCCAGGTGGTGATGGGCGGCGGCGTGGCGGACTTCTACAACGACATCGTCAAGGAACCCGGGATGGGCGATTCGGCGGCCGATTCCGCCCCCGCCTCGGGGAAGAAAGAGTACGACGGCGTCCGCGGCAAGTACTCCTACGTGGACTTCGCCTTCGAGTTCCTCTCCGACACCTTCCGCCCGATCCTGTGGGCGCTGCTCGGTGCCTCGCTGATCATCACCCTGCTGGTGCTGGCGGACACCTTCGGCTGGCAGGAGTTCCGTGCCCCGATGGATGAACAGCCGGACACCTACGTGTTCATGCACGCGATGTGGCGCTCGGTGTTCTACTTCCTGCCCATCATGGTCGGCGCGACCGCCGCGAGGAAGCTGGGTGCGAACGAGTGGGTCGGCGCGGCCATCCCGGCCGCGCTGCTCACTCCGGAGTTCCTGGCGTTGGGCTCGGCGGGCGACACCGTCACCGTGTTCGGCCTGCCGATGGTCCTCAACGACTACTCCGGCCAGGTCTTCCCGCCGCTGATCGCGGCCATCGGGCTGTTCTGGGTGGAGAAGCTGCTGAAGAAGATCATCCCCTCGGCGGTGCAGATGGTGTTCGTGCCGTTCTTCTCCCTGCTCATCATGATCCCGGCCACGGCCTTCCTGCTCGGCCCCTTCGGCATCGGCGTGGGCAACGGCATCGCCAGCCTGCTCGAGGCGGTCAACGGGTTCTCGCCGTTCATCCTGGCGATCATCATCCCGATGCTCTACCCGTTCCTCGTGCCGCTGGGCCTGCACTGGCCGCTCAACGCCATCATGATCCAGAACATCGCCACCCTGGGCTACGACTTCATCCAGGGCCCCATGGGCGCGTGGAACTTCGCCTGCTTCGGCGTGGTCACCGGCGTCATGATCATCTCCATCCGCGAGAAGAACGTGCCGATGCGCCAGGTCTCCCTCGGCGGCATGCTCGCCGGTCTGCTGGGCGGCATTTCCGAACCCTCGCTCTACGGCGTGCTGCTGCGCTTCAAGAAGACCTACGCGCGCCTGCTGCCGGGTTGCTTCATCGGCGGCGTGGTCATGGGCATCTTCGATGTCAAGGCCTACGCCTTCGTGTTCACCTCCCTGCTGACCATTCCGGCGATGGACCCGATCCCGGGTTACGCCCTCGGCCTGGCCGCCGCGTTCTTCACCTCGATGCTGCTGGTCGTCTTCTTCGACTACCGCGGCAAGGACGAGAAGGCCGAGGCCCTGGCCCGCATCGAGGCTGAGCAGGCCGCCGCCAGCGAGGCCGAAGAGGAGCGTATCGACGCCGCCTCCGGCCCCGCAGCGGGCCCCGTCGCCGACACCATCGCGATCTCCACCCCGCTCGCCGGCCGCGTCGTCCCGCTGGCGGAGGTGCCCGACGAGGCTTTCGCCGCCGGTGCGGTGGGCAAGGGCATCGCCATCGACCCCTCCGGCGACACCGTCTTCGCCCCGGCCGAGGGGTCCGTGATGGTGGCTTTCCCGACCGGCCACGCCATCGGGCTGAAGCTGGACAGCGGCGTGCAGCTGCTGGTGCACATCGGCATCGACACCGTGAACATGCAGGGCGAGGGCTTCGAGCTGCTCGTGGCCAAGGGCGACCGCGTCACCGCCGGCCAGCCCCTGGTTCGCTTCGACCGCGCCGCCATCGAGGCCGCCGGCTACAGTGCCATCACCCCGGTGGTGGTGACCAACCACCGCAAGCTCGCCGACGTCGTCGCGCTCACCGCGACCGGCGACGTCGCCATCGGCGACCAGATCATCGACGCCACCCCGAAGGTCACCGAGAAGGTGTGA
- the coaE gene encoding dephospho-CoA kinase, with product MIKVGLTGGIGSGKSTVTGLLLERGLPVVDADQIARDIVQPGQPALAELAEVFGEDIIRGDGSLDRAGLAAKAFVDAEHTALLNSITHPRIAAETARRFDAAEKAGEQAVVYDMPLLVDKGLDRGMDLVVVVDVDVEERVRRLVGSRGLGEEDVRRRIAAQVPDDVRRAAADVVIDNNGSLEDLPAQVDALVERIRAV from the coding sequence ATGATCAAAGTGGGACTCACAGGTGGCATCGGAAGCGGAAAATCGACGGTGACGGGCCTGCTCCTCGAACGCGGCCTGCCCGTGGTGGACGCCGACCAGATCGCCCGCGACATCGTTCAACCCGGCCAGCCCGCGCTCGCGGAGCTGGCCGAGGTGTTCGGGGAGGACATCATCCGGGGGGACGGGAGTCTCGACCGGGCGGGGCTGGCGGCTAAGGCGTTCGTCGACGCCGAGCACACGGCCCTGCTCAACTCCATCACCCACCCGCGTATCGCGGCGGAGACCGCCCGGCGTTTCGACGCCGCCGAGAAGGCCGGCGAACAGGCCGTCGTCTACGACATGCCGTTGCTGGTGGACAAGGGCCTGGACCGGGGGATGGACCTGGTCGTGGTGGTCGACGTCGACGTGGAGGAGCGGGTGCGCCGCCTCGTCGGGAGCAGGGGACTGGGGGAAGAGGACGTGCGCCGCCGCATCGCTGCCCAGGTCCCGGATGACGTACGCCGCGCCGCGGCGGATGTGGTCATCGACAACAACGGATCGCTCGAGGACCTGCCAGCACAGGTGGATGCCCTGGTGGAGCGCATCCGGGCCGTTTAG
- a CDS encoding YdcF family protein → MRLRPLLAAVAAVALLPTAPAQAFTSSLSSFPVSSSIPGTEQIVLVDVPGYGPYFISPEVQGGGLNPAAATGEDLLSAAVFSADFEGNSAARDAALGALGSERRAQVQAALSALHSPVRQPSTVTADAPIVVLGNGLGTDGTVHPNLLNRLVAARDLALARPTATVVVSGGATPDGFVEAQVMRTWLVDNGVSAGRILVEDRANSTVTNARYSRELLPDTGAVIVVTSENHIHRAVVDFTLAFGTEVAGVGAPNDPPTEMPGLIWTYRDVVNWFLA, encoded by the coding sequence ATGCGATTGCGCCCCCTCCTCGCCGCTGTGGCAGCGGTAGCTCTCCTGCCGACGGCACCCGCCCAGGCGTTCACGTCCTCGCTCTCCTCCTTCCCGGTGTCCTCCTCGATCCCCGGCACCGAGCAGATCGTGCTTGTCGACGTCCCCGGCTACGGCCCCTACTTCATCTCCCCGGAGGTCCAGGGCGGCGGCCTCAACCCGGCTGCGGCCACCGGGGAAGATCTGCTCAGCGCGGCGGTCTTCTCCGCCGACTTCGAAGGCAACAGTGCAGCCCGTGACGCCGCCCTGGGCGCGCTTGGGTCCGAGCGGCGTGCGCAGGTCCAGGCTGCGCTGAGCGCGCTGCACTCCCCCGTCCGCCAGCCCTCCACTGTCACCGCCGACGCCCCCATCGTGGTGCTGGGCAACGGGCTGGGTACCGACGGCACCGTCCACCCGAACCTGCTCAACCGGCTCGTCGCCGCCCGCGATCTCGCCCTCGCCCGCCCCACCGCCACCGTCGTCGTCTCCGGCGGCGCCACCCCGGACGGCTTCGTCGAAGCGCAGGTCATGCGCACCTGGCTGGTCGACAACGGGGTGTCGGCCGGGCGGATCCTCGTGGAGGACCGCGCCAATTCCACGGTCACCAACGCCCGCTACTCCCGCGAGCTGCTGCCGGACACCGGCGCCGTCATCGTGGTCACCTCCGAGAATCACATCCACCGCGCGGTGGTCGACTTCACCCTCGCCTTCGGCACCGAGGTCGCGGGTGTGGGCGCCCCGAACGATCCCCCGACGGAGATGCCCGGCCTCATCTGGACCTACCGCGACGTGGTGAACTGGTTCCTGGCCTAA
- a CDS encoding DUF4259 domain-containing protein: MEIWNTGPFDNHEAAELLNDVRSGDLYLEELLPDSGTRFIDADQGALIVALAHLAAGDLPEGIEPAHVTQLQTPEMKERLRQSLEAVLADGTVSELAGHWAEQGTDQLYEWKAKAHVSLS, from the coding sequence ATGGAAATCTGGAACACCGGCCCCTTCGACAACCACGAAGCCGCGGAGCTGCTCAACGACGTCCGCAGCGGCGACCTCTACCTCGAGGAGCTGTTGCCCGATTCGGGCACCCGCTTCATCGACGCCGACCAGGGCGCGCTGATCGTCGCCCTGGCGCACCTGGCCGCCGGCGACCTCCCCGAGGGCATCGAACCCGCCCACGTTACGCAGCTGCAGACCCCGGAGATGAAGGAGCGGCTGCGCCAGAGCCTCGAGGCCGTGCTCGCCGACGGCACCGTCTCCGAACTCGCCGGCCACTGGGCCGAGCAGGGCACCGACCAGCTCTATGAGTGGAAGGCGAAGGCACACGTCAGCCTGTCATGA
- a CDS encoding cation transporter encodes MSDIVERGQLRRIVLIVALLNFAYFFVEFGVAVTISSVSLMADSVDFLEDTAVNLLIFMALGWAARSRAIAGKVAAVIILVPALVAGWQAIDKAFDPVAPEPASLILAASGAAVVNVVCAWLLVRVRRHAGSLGAAAFLAARNDVLINLAIIAMGLLTWATMSGWPDIILGVIIIALNLTAAKEVWEVAEEEELAAKALAGEDIDD; translated from the coding sequence ATGAGTGACATCGTCGAACGCGGCCAGCTGCGCCGCATCGTCCTGATCGTGGCGCTGCTCAACTTCGCGTACTTCTTCGTGGAGTTCGGCGTCGCGGTGACCATCAGCTCCGTCTCGCTCATGGCAGACTCGGTGGACTTCCTCGAGGACACCGCCGTCAACCTGCTCATCTTCATGGCGCTCGGCTGGGCGGCCAGGTCGCGGGCGATCGCCGGCAAGGTCGCCGCCGTGATCATCCTCGTGCCCGCGCTGGTGGCGGGCTGGCAGGCCATCGACAAGGCCTTCGACCCCGTCGCCCCGGAACCGGCCAGCCTGATCCTGGCCGCCAGCGGTGCCGCGGTGGTCAACGTCGTCTGCGCCTGGCTGCTCGTGCGGGTGCGCCGGCACGCCGGTTCGCTCGGGGCGGCGGCCTTCCTGGCGGCGCGCAATGATGTCCTGATCAACCTCGCCATCATCGCCATGGGCCTGCTCACCTGGGCGACCATGAGCGGCTGGCCCGACATCATCCTCGGCGTGATCATCATCGCGCTCAACCTCACCGCGGCCAAGGAGGTCTGGGAGGTGGCGGAAGAGGAGGAGCTGGCGGCCAAGGCGCTCGCGGGCGAGGACATCGACGACTGA
- a CDS encoding FABP family protein codes for MELHPNLQPYAFLLGTWKGEGRGYYPTISDFAYSETLTFAPAPGKPFFRYEQKTMGPNGPMHTEVGFFRPVGDGNLEFIIAQPMGQTELLAGRAVEDEYFLVFEFEPSTVVNSPTAKQVDATARSYSFNGDRTSVTHRFHMGAVGQPMQQHLESELTKEA; via the coding sequence ATGGAACTCCACCCGAACCTGCAGCCCTACGCCTTCCTCCTCGGCACCTGGAAAGGGGAGGGGCGCGGCTACTATCCCACGATCAGCGACTTCGCCTACTCCGAGACCCTGACCTTCGCCCCGGCCCCCGGCAAGCCCTTCTTCCGTTACGAGCAGAAGACCATGGGCCCCAATGGCCCGATGCACACCGAGGTCGGTTTCTTCCGGCCCGTCGGCGACGGCAACCTCGAGTTCATCATCGCCCAGCCGATGGGGCAGACCGAGCTGCTGGCCGGCCGCGCCGTCGAGGACGAGTACTTCCTCGTCTTCGAGTTCGAGCCCTCCACCGTGGTCAACTCGCCCACGGCCAAGCAGGTCGACGCCACGGCCCGCAGCTACTCCTTCAACGGCGATCGCACCTCGGTCACCCACCGCTTCCACATGGGCGCGGTCGGCCAGCCGATGCAGCAGCACCTGGAGAGCGAGCTGACGAAGGAGGCTTAG
- a CDS encoding LppP/LprE family lipoprotein, producing the protein MSTPLGAWLGSQIIPTDQPGTSYYFSVADNQFDPCVELSWVTLSGTNGNAGQDDGNGSRFVHAVVFFAGEELITEPAPRQFNGTAAVERIDARSITVTHRDTDERGTETAPITYTLAEGQLLGEGQLPPDRRDNVRLDLTRAGPPAEGAPRPYGNANYRPWDEERPMGRQYSLMMGEEKITCDFALFNGVQLVCYSETSTPWPRTREIPEEKGTSANIARLNFQDPWEIRTSTGTFPAPGSDFEMLPGGSVTRIGDIFIDTRSEVVKIHDVNRAYLLGEGVAEPVEVPTFQLDTSRHPQDLLRWEG; encoded by the coding sequence ATGTCGACCCCCCTGGGGGCCTGGCTTGGCTCCCAAATCATCCCTACCGATCAGCCTGGAACGTCCTATTATTTCAGCGTCGCGGACAACCAGTTCGACCCGTGCGTCGAGCTGAGCTGGGTGACGTTGTCGGGGACGAACGGCAACGCAGGGCAGGACGACGGCAACGGCAGCAGATTCGTCCACGCAGTGGTGTTTTTCGCCGGCGAAGAACTGATCACTGAGCCCGCGCCGCGCCAGTTCAACGGCACCGCCGCAGTGGAGCGCATCGACGCCCGCTCCATCACCGTGACCCATCGCGACACCGACGAGCGCGGCACCGAGACAGCGCCAATCACCTACACGCTGGCGGAGGGACAGCTCCTGGGCGAGGGACAACTGCCTCCCGATCGGCGCGACAACGTGCGCCTGGATCTCACCCGGGCGGGGCCGCCGGCAGAAGGAGCGCCACGACCCTACGGCAACGCCAATTACCGTCCGTGGGATGAGGAACGTCCGATGGGCCGCCAGTACTCCCTGATGATGGGCGAGGAGAAGATCACCTGCGACTTCGCGCTGTTCAACGGTGTGCAGCTGGTCTGCTACTCAGAGACTTCCACGCCCTGGCCCCGGACACGGGAGATTCCCGAGGAAAAAGGCACCTCGGCGAACATCGCCCGGCTGAACTTCCAGGACCCCTGGGAGATCCGGACGTCCACCGGCACATTCCCCGCGCCAGGTTCAGACTTCGAGATGCTCCCCGGTGGCTCCGTCACCAGGATCGGCGACATCTTCATCGACACCCGCAGCGAGGTGGTGAAGATCCACGACGTGAACCGGGCCTACCTCCTCGGGGAAGGTGTCGCCGAGCCCGTCGAGGTGCCGACCTTCCAGCTCGACACGTCACGGCATCCGCAGGATCTGTTGCGGTGGGAGGGATGA
- a CDS encoding HTH domain-containing protein: protein MSNMQWRDAILRVLGQVDEPMHYTEIAQAVIDQGLRRDVGATPSSTVASFLGSDALKDQIVKTERGYYILPSKLRSLLKKSMTSDSESDEIVKEATRVSALNEPSAVKTATDPLESEAGLIGSFGMFWHRNEVDWRTPKVRLLGVQLTGGDPIDFSEQAGIYLLHEGNRVIYVGRVTESRLGARLSQHTRDRLKARWDKFSWFGVRSVGDDGKLGEVPPPGMSIEALIATMEALMIEGLEPPQNRRQGDGFKALEFIQEVDPAIENERKRRLWHEVGKQFR, encoded by the coding sequence ATGTCCAATATGCAATGGCGAGATGCAATTCTCCGGGTCCTAGGTCAAGTAGACGAACCGATGCACTACACGGAAATTGCTCAAGCTGTTATCGATCAGGGGCTGCGGCGAGATGTCGGTGCCACTCCAAGCAGCACGGTCGCTTCGTTCCTCGGCAGCGATGCTCTGAAAGATCAGATCGTCAAGACCGAGCGAGGTTATTACATCCTCCCCTCTAAACTGCGATCGTTACTAAAGAAGTCCATGACGTCGGATTCTGAGTCTGATGAAATTGTTAAAGAAGCAACCCGGGTTTCCGCGTTGAACGAACCATCAGCAGTAAAAACTGCTACCGATCCTCTGGAAAGTGAAGCAGGATTAATTGGATCGTTCGGCATGTTTTGGCACAGGAATGAAGTGGACTGGCGCACTCCCAAGGTTCGACTCCTAGGTGTCCAGTTGACAGGTGGCGATCCAATCGATTTTTCCGAGCAGGCGGGTATATACCTCTTACATGAGGGGAACAGGGTCATTTATGTTGGCCGAGTAACCGAGTCCCGTTTGGGGGCGCGATTGTCGCAACACACCAGGGATCGGCTGAAGGCTCGATGGGATAAATTCTCGTGGTTCGGGGTCCGCAGCGTGGGTGATGATGGAAAACTGGGTGAAGTCCCACCTCCTGGAATGTCCATCGAAGCGCTGATTGCCACGATGGAAGCCTTGATGATCGAAGGACTTGAACCTCCACAAAACCGTCGCCAAGGGGACGGTTTCAAAGCGCTCGAGTTTATTCAAGAAGTGGATCCTGCCATTGAGAATGAACGCAAGAGGAGACTATGGCACGAAGTCGGAAAACAGTTCCGCTAG